AGGAGCGTCCGAGTGCTGACGGCATGCATTAGGCTCAATCGCTGAAGCCACGATGAAGGCGACTCCCCTGAGATCGGATCTGGAGCGAGCAATAAAGAGTTGGAGGTCGTCGGCATACTGTAAGCGTGTCGGCAGCGCCGTCTTGACGACGGGATCTTGATGTCAGCTGTCGTCGCGGAGTTGATCAGCTATGGCCCACGGCATGAGCTGATCGACACGATTGATTGCGTGATCAGCAATGCGGGCAAGGACGAAGCGCAGATACGCCTCGGGATCGATGCCGTTGAGCTTCGCCGTTCCGATGAGGCTATAGATCGCGGCAGCGCGCTCGCCGCCGGAGTCGGCACCGGCGAACAGGTAATTCCGCCTCCCGATGGCCACTCCACGCAACGCTCGCTCGACCGGCAGGTTATCGATCTCGAGTTGGCCGTCGTCGCAATAGCGTGTGAGCGCTTCCCATCGGTTCAGCGCATAGAGAATCGCCCGACTCGTATCGGATTTCTTTGAGAGTGTCTCCAGCGTGGCGGTGAGCCAGGCGTGAAGCTGACTGAGAAGCGGTCGGGCATGTGCTTCTCGATACGCACGACGCTCGTCGGGCGGTTTGCCGCGTATCGCGTCTTCGATCTTGTACAACGCACCGATACGCTCGAGCGCTTCGGTATTCAATGCGTTCGGGCGCGCAGCGTGTAGCTCATAGAACTGGCGTCGGGCATGCGCCCAGCAGGCAGCTTCCCTCACGCGTCCGGTCTCGTAGATAGCCTGGTAGCCGCCATAGGCGTCCGCTTGCAGCGTGCCGCTGAACGTCTCGAGATGTTGTTGCGGATGGATGCCTTTGCGATCCGGCGTGTAAGCGAACCACACCGCTGGCGGCGTCATATCGGCTGACGATCGATCGTCACGCACATAGACCCACAAGCGGCCAGTCTTCGTCTTGCCGTTGCCCGGTTCGAGCACTGGGACCGGCGTGTCGTCGGCATGCAGCTTCGTCCCGGTCATCACATGACGGCGTAATGCATCGACCAGTGGTTGTAAAAGCGTCGCGCCGTGGCCGACCCACTTCGCGAGCAACGAGCGGTCGAGTTCGACGCCTTCACGCGCATACATGACCGA
Above is a window of Burkholderia thailandensis E264 DNA encoding:
- the tnpC gene encoding IS66 family transposase; this translates as MTAANAYPDDIEALKAMLLERDARIGHLEDVVESHKAANATAKAEIEHLKLLIAKLRRMQFGRKSEKLDRQIEQLELRLEELEADEGAAPIEIPKTPRTAPEQSPRKPLPEHLPREEQTHLPQSTETCSECGGKLKLLGEDVSEQLEYVPASFRVIRHVRPKFACACCDHIAQAAAPSRPIERGLAGPGLLAHVLVSKFADHIPLYRQSVMYAREGVELDRSLLAKWVGHGATLLQPLVDALRRHVMTGTKLHADDTPVPVLEPGNGKTKTGRLWVYVRDDRSSADMTPPAVWFAYTPDRKGIHPQQHLETFSGTLQADAYGGYQAIYETGRVREAACWAHARRQFYELHAARPNALNTEALERIGALYKIEDAIRGKPPDERRAYREAHARPLLSQLHAWLTATLETLSKKSDTSRAILYALNRWEALTRYCDDGQLEIDNLPVERALRGVAIGRRNYLFAGADSGGERAAAIYSLIGTAKLNGIDPEAYLRFVLARIADHAINRVDQLMPWAIADQLRDDS